In the Elusimicrobiota bacterium genome, one interval contains:
- a CDS encoding FumA C-terminus/TtdB family hydratase beta subunit — translation MITPRKVGLPLNKDVIRGLKAGEVVELYGTVYTARDAAHKKLVDTLKNGGRIPLKLKGAVLYYCGPTPALKGKLIGSCGPTTSGRMDEYTPLLLSRGIAAVIGKGRRSDKTKSAFKKYGAVYFIAVGGCGALYSRCIKKCRVVAYPELGTEAVRELVIEKFPVVVGITPGRRDITDK, via the coding sequence ATGATCACTCCGCGGAAAGTTGGGTTGCCGCTAAATAAAGACGTTATCCGGGGATTAAAAGCCGGAGAGGTTGTTGAACTTTACGGTACAGTGTATACCGCCAGGGATGCTGCACACAAGAAGTTGGTTGATACATTAAAGAATGGTGGCCGTATACCTTTGAAACTTAAAGGCGCGGTGTTATATTACTGCGGCCCCACCCCTGCGCTAAAAGGTAAACTTATAGGTTCCTGCGGGCCGACTACCAGCGGGAGAATGGATGAGTATACTCCGTTATTGTTATCCCGCGGGATAGCCGCGGTTATCGGGAAAGGACGGCGTTCTGATAAAACAAAAAGCGCGTTTAAAAAATATGGTGCGGTGTATTTTATCGCGGTTGGTGGTTGCGGGGCGTTGTATTCCAGGTGCATAAAGAAATGCCGTGTTGTTGCGTATCCGGAACTGGGGACTGAAGCTGTACGCGAGTTGGTTATAGAAAAGTTTCCCGTAGTTGTGGGGATAACACCCGGGCGAAGGGATATTACCGATAAATGA
- a CDS encoding fumarate hydratase, with translation MRTINTGKVAAAVERLYGECNRGIGKKIYELLKRAALTEKGKLQKYIYSLMLENISIAKKDGVPLCQDTGFPVVFIDLGQGVRLTGGSIQAAVNTGLARAVKKYSLRESVINDPVVRNPLEKVKDWGAVHIEIVPGNKVKIALLVKGAGSENKSVACMLTPGGNIKEKVGKYVVDAVRFAGSSACPPVVVGVGLGGCLDTAAVLSKKALLRKVGSKNSKSVYAIMEKNIIREINKSGIGVHGFGGKVTALAVFIEQKPCHIASLPVAVSINCYLHRTGEVVL, from the coding sequence ATGCGGACAATAAATACAGGAAAAGTAGCAGCTGCGGTTGAGCGGTTGTATGGCGAGTGTAACCGTGGTATCGGCAAAAAAATTTATGAATTACTCAAGCGTGCTGCTTTAACTGAAAAAGGTAAACTGCAGAAGTATATTTATTCTTTGATGCTTGAAAATATTAGTATCGCAAAAAAAGATGGCGTGCCGTTATGCCAGGATACCGGATTTCCTGTAGTGTTCATTGATTTAGGGCAGGGGGTACGCCTTACCGGCGGTAGTATTCAGGCTGCGGTAAATACCGGCCTTGCGCGTGCTGTAAAAAAGTATTCGCTCCGAGAATCAGTGATTAATGATCCTGTGGTACGGAATCCTCTCGAAAAAGTTAAGGATTGGGGCGCAGTACATATTGAGATCGTTCCCGGGAATAAAGTAAAAATAGCTTTACTGGTTAAAGGCGCGGGGAGTGAGAATAAAAGTGTTGCGTGTATGTTAACCCCCGGAGGTAATATAAAAGAAAAAGTCGGGAAGTATGTAGTTGACGCTGTGCGTTTCGCTGGGAGTAGTGCATGCCCGCCGGTAGTGGTGGGTGTTGGGCTTGGAGGGTGTTTGGATACCGCGGCGGTACTGTCGAAAAAAGCGTTGTTGCGTAAAGTAGGAAGCAAGAACAGTAAAAGTGTTTATGCAATAATGGAAAAAAATATTATCCGGGAGATTAATAAATCAGGTATCGGTGTACACGGGTTCGGTGGGAAAGTTACGGCATTAGCGGTATTTATTGAACAAAAGCCGTGTCATATCGCGTCCTTACCCGTGGCGGTGAGTATTAACTGTTACCTCCATCGTACGGGCGAGGTGGTGTTATGA